A genome region from Myxococcales bacterium includes the following:
- a CDS encoding glycosyltransferase family 2 protein, whose protein sequence is MNDCEISIVVPLYNEEENVSELHSRLGKVLKGIGRSYEIIFVDDGSKDRTFAIARELQLSDSHLSLLRLRRNFGQTAGLAAGIDHASGKIVITMDGDLQHFPEDIPLLLAKIDEGFDVASSWRKHRVDNFFLRRLPSLIANKLMACLSGVRLHDFGSVFKAYRREVIEDLNLYGELHRFIPALASWKGISIAEVPVQNIVRQKGKSNYGLSRSFRVLMDLLTVKFLISYITRPLHFFGAGGLLLFSAGFGVASIITLMYYFSDLAINDHLGNLIFSLLCMVLGIQLIALGLSLEVSVRTYHATHERTIYAIKEAFLRGDGPAV, encoded by the coding sequence ATGAATGACTGTGAGATCTCTATAGTTGTTCCGCTGTATAATGAGGAAGAAAATGTTAGCGAGCTTCACTCGCGCCTTGGAAAGGTCCTCAAGGGAATAGGTAGAAGCTATGAAATTATTTTTGTCGATGACGGCAGCAAAGACCGAACCTTCGCCATTGCAAGGGAGCTTCAGTTGTCGGATTCGCATCTGTCGCTTCTAAGGCTTCGCAGGAATTTCGGTCAGACTGCGGGGCTGGCAGCTGGCATAGATCACGCTTCGGGGAAGATAGTTATAACCATGGATGGTGACCTTCAGCATTTCCCGGAAGATATTCCCCTTTTGCTGGCAAAAATAGACGAGGGCTTTGATGTAGCGAGCAGCTGGCGCAAACACAGGGTTGACAATTTTTTTCTGCGGAGGCTGCCTTCGCTAATTGCAAACAAACTCATGGCCTGCCTTTCCGGTGTTCGCTTACACGACTTCGGCAGTGTTTTTAAGGCCTATCGCAGGGAAGTTATCGAAGATCTTAATTTGTACGGTGAGTTGCATAGATTCATTCCAGCCCTTGCGAGCTGGAAGGGGATATCCATAGCCGAGGTGCCAGTCCAAAATATTGTGAGGCAGAAGGGTAAATCGAACTATGGCCTTTCGAGAAGTTTTCGAGTTTTGATGGACCTGTTGACGGTTAAATTCCTGATTAGTTACATAACCCGTCCTCTTCATTTTTTTGGTGCTGGAGGTTTGTTGTTGTTTTCAGCCGGCTTTGGTGTGGCCTCAATTATAACTCTTATGTATTATTTCAGCGACCTTGCGATAAATGACCATCTTGGGAATCTTATTTTTTCTCTTCTTTGTATGGTTTTGGGCATTCAGCTTATAGCGTTGGGTCTGTCCCTTGAGGTTTCTGTAAGAACGTATCATGCAACCCATGAGCGCACCATATATGCCATCAAAGAGGCCTTTTTAAGGGGCGATGGCCCTGCAGTATAG
- a CDS encoding glycosyltransferase family 39 protein, protein MCSKRTTFGVLVIIAILFLLRLPAFWTPILDVDEAQFAGFADWLLHGGLPYVSSLDTKPLGIYWFFAAIFAVFGRNNMIAVHLVTALWVGVTALFCYFSARNVYSKRAGFLAALFYVVFSTVYIPKFISTSIVVIMMLPLTASIYAAIVWDRSEKMRWICLSGVFWGIASLFKYQAGINLVVMAVYLLVLRPFFYDRKIRWIEFSFFCLGGSLVGAAFAGYLFYAGVWGEFVRWSLSGSGAYIGAASMLTDFWHNLILRGGTFIASSLLIWVLTSIAAVRIVRGLLKLSPRGESSEVLLLLWFLLSMVAVSAGGKFYGHYFIQLLPGMCILAGGVGSRFSKKFLPLLVACILIPATGFFIARLYAGKIYAAVGEEDPSVYESIAEYISSNTKEDDKIFVWGFATPIYTLSNRLGASRFLWCDWLTGRVSGTQSAKDPDFRTDSFIAADSWGLFFEDMRVNKPVYFIDTSPGNHHDYGKYPINKFPNLLNYVNENYLFEITIAGADIYRRRMP, encoded by the coding sequence ATGTGTTCAAAGAGAACTACATTTGGAGTGCTTGTTATCATTGCGATTCTGTTCCTTCTCCGTCTGCCGGCCTTTTGGACGCCTATACTTGACGTGGATGAGGCCCAGTTTGCCGGATTTGCCGATTGGCTGCTTCATGGCGGTCTTCCGTATGTCAGTTCGCTAGATACCAAGCCGCTTGGCATATATTGGTTTTTTGCCGCTATATTCGCTGTTTTTGGGCGCAACAATATGATAGCTGTGCACCTTGTTACCGCACTTTGGGTCGGGGTCACGGCTCTTTTCTGTTATTTTTCAGCTCGTAATGTCTATTCGAAAAGGGCCGGGTTTTTAGCCGCATTATTTTATGTCGTTTTCAGCACCGTCTATATACCCAAATTTATATCGACCTCAATTGTCGTTATTATGATGCTACCACTTACAGCCAGCATATATGCTGCCATTGTGTGGGATCGTTCTGAGAAAATGCGATGGATCTGTCTTTCCGGTGTTTTTTGGGGAATTGCATCCCTGTTTAAGTATCAGGCCGGAATAAATCTCGTTGTGATGGCCGTGTATTTGTTGGTGCTCAGACCTTTTTTTTACGATCGAAAAATCAGATGGATAGAGTTTTCGTTTTTCTGTTTGGGTGGATCTTTGGTTGGGGCTGCCTTTGCCGGTTATCTCTTTTACGCTGGAGTCTGGGGTGAGTTTGTTAGATGGAGTCTGTCTGGTAGTGGCGCTTACATAGGTGCTGCATCCATGCTCACAGATTTTTGGCACAATCTTATTTTGCGTGGCGGAACATTTATCGCTTCCAGCCTTCTTATATGGGTTTTGACCTCCATCGCAGCAGTTCGAATAGTTCGAGGGCTTCTGAAGCTTTCCCCTAGGGGCGAATCATCGGAAGTGCTTTTGCTTCTATGGTTCTTACTTTCCATGGTTGCCGTCTCTGCGGGGGGTAAATTTTATGGACATTATTTTATACAGCTCCTTCCGGGCATGTGCATCCTTGCCGGAGGCGTAGGCAGCAGGTTTTCAAAAAAGTTTTTGCCCTTGCTCGTGGCCTGCATCTTGATACCAGCGACAGGTTTTTTCATAGCCAGGCTATATGCGGGTAAAATATATGCTGCAGTTGGTGAAGAGGACCCCTCCGTGTACGAATCGATAGCGGAGTATATTAGTTCAAATACAAAAGAGGATGACAAAATATTTGTCTGGGGGTTTGCCACTCCGATATACACGCTTTCAAACAGGCTTGGGGCCTCGCGGTTTCTATGGTGTGACTGGCTCACTGGCCGGGTTTCTGGGACTCAGTCTGCAAAAGATCCCGATTTCAGAACTGACTCTTTCATAGCGGCAGACAGTTGGGGCCTCTTCTTTGAGGATATGCGTGTAAATAAACCCGTTTATTTCATAGATACATCTCCAGGAAACCATCACGACTATGGGAAGTATCCGATTAATAAATTTCCCAATCTTTTGAATTATGTTAACGAAAACTATCTTTTCGAAATAACGATCGCAGGAGCTGACATATACAGGCGCAGGATGCCTTAG